One segment of Solanum stenotomum isolate F172 chromosome 1, ASM1918654v1, whole genome shotgun sequence DNA contains the following:
- the LOC125850080 gene encoding uncharacterized protein LOC125850080, with product MSSPENETPRGVQSGFCKEDQARKCTVQPVVIGGMVLDVNATSSMHANPRTTTPGKVIFSLGGVARNVADCISKLEARPFMISAVGFDMAGNMLLEHWKSAGLSIEGIQRHQNIETAVVCHIFDEKGEVAAGVAHVESIEQFLTPRWIEKFKCKISCSPILMVDANLTSSSLEASCQLAAQFNTPVWFEPVSVAKSRRVASVVQYVTFASPNEDELVAMANAVSGKEIFQPIRRDDSSTKLSKEYFFQTLKPAIWVLLDKGVKVLVVTLGSEGVLVCSKAKFNLQRLAFKGNQSPYFSKQLYEAVSTVCPKDKIFGASMCKPMSDLFVVHFPALPASVVRLTGAGDCLVGGTIASLCAGLDVMQSIAVGIAAAKVVVEVESNVPDEYCLAKLADDARSVYSGATMLLCQSKL from the exons ATGAGTTCGCCGGAAAATGAAACCCCTCGTGGCGTCCAATCG GGTTTCTGCAAAGAGGATCAAGCTAGAAAGTGTACAGTACAGCCAGTAGTCATTGGGGGTATGGTGTTGGATGTAAATGCAACATCTTCCATGCATGCTAATCCAAGGACCACCACTCCCGGAAAG GTTATCTTTTCATTAGGTGGTGTGGCAAGGAACGTTGCTGACTGCATCTCGAAGCTTGAAGCGAGACCATTTATGATAAGTGCTGTTGGATTTGACATGGCAG GAAATATGCTACTGGAACACTGGAAATCTGCTGGATTATCTATAGAAG GTATCCAGAGACATCAGAATATTGAAACTGCTGTTGTTTGTCATATCTTTGATGAGAAAGGTGAAGTGGCAGCTGGTGTAGCTCATGTAGAGTCAATT GAACAGTTTCTCACTCCAAGGTGGATAGAAAAGTTCAAGTGCAAAATAAGCTGCAGTCCAATATTGATGGTTGATGCAAACTTGACCTCTTCTTCTCTTGAAGCATCTTGTCAAC TGGCTGCTCAGTTTAATACTCCAGTATGGTTTGAGCCTGTATCAGTTGCCAAATCTAGAAGAGTTGCTTCAGTTGTTCAGTAT GTAACTTTTGCATCACCTAATGAAGATGAACTTGTAGCCATGGCAAATGCAGTATCTGGCAAAGAGATATTTCAACCAATTCGGAGAGATGATAGTAGTACTAAGCTGTCCAAGGAATATTTCTTCCAAACGCTTAAACCTGCTATTTGGGTTTTGCTAGACAAAGGTGTTAAGGTACTTGTTGTAACACTTGGATCAGAAGGGGTACTCGTATGTTCCAAAGCAAAGTTCAATCTTCAGAGACTTGCTTTCAAGGGAAACCAATCCCCTTACTTCAGTAAGCAGTTGTATGAAGCTGTTAGTACAGTTTGCCCAAAGGACAAAATTTTTGGTGCTTCAATGTGCAAGCCGATGTCAGATCTTTTTGTTGTCCATTTTCCTGCACTTCCTGCTTCAGTAGTGAGGCTTACAGGTGCTGGAGATTGTTTAGTTGGTGGAACGATAGCTTCTTTGTGTGCTGGTTTAGATGTCATGCAAAGTATAGCAGTTGGGATTGCGGCTGCTAAAGTAGTTGTTGAAGTAGAAAGCAATGTCCCTGATGAATATTGTTTGGCCAAACTAGCAG ATGATGCAAGGTCTGTCTACTCCGGTGCCACCATGCTTCTGTGTCAATCCAAGTTGTAG